One window from the genome of Eucalyptus grandis isolate ANBG69807.140 chromosome 7, ASM1654582v1, whole genome shotgun sequence encodes:
- the LOC120295772 gene encoding probable disease resistance protein At5g43740, which translates to MGCLEELCSCSHRTWIRIRDLLQEIRQRLRGEVQNLENEVLRVEVLAEQARNNVRKFHVVFTTWKESADKALEEAPKLLDDFEKATKTCCYGTLPDPKSRYQFSRKAEGKIEVIKQLTQKCSRFNALNDISFIDPAFTSSASKSIKLGDDGVFESRALMIRNIMGALADDSNSVVGVYGMGGIGKSTLLVDVEGKIREEKSFDWVAKADVSENPDIKTIQGEIADALGLTKIKEKETISGRAKLLHERLKDEEREKKKVLIILDNLWKGLDLNKVGIPCGHDNKVIGCKLLLTSRDRNVLRSEMGCDKDFPLGELEEEEARSLFERWVGDKVHDDKFKPLVDEALHKCFGMPFLIVHMAKVFKLADLPEWKNVLKQIKLSKNEESGK; encoded by the coding sequence ATGGGATGTCTTGAAGAGCTATGTAGTTGTTCCCATCGAACGTGGATTCGGATACGTGATCTCCTCCAAGAGATTCGCCAACGTCTTCGGGGGGAAGTCCAGAATCTGGAGAACGAGGTTCTGAGGGTCGAGGTTCTTGCGGAACAGGCTAGAAACAATGTTCGGAAATTCCACGTTGTCTTCACGACGTGGAAGGAAAGTGCTGACAAGGCCTTGGAAGAGGCGCCAAAGCTGTTGGATGACTTCGAAAAGGCGACCAAGACTTGCTGCTACGGGACTCTTCCCGACCCCAAATCTCGCTACCAGTTCAGCAGGAAGGCCGAGGGCAAGATCGAGGTCATTAAGCAACTCACTCAAAAATGCAGCAGATTCAACGCATTGAACGACATCTCCTTCATCGATCCTGCTTTCACTTCTTCTGCCTCGAAGTCGATTAAGCTTGGGGATGATGGCGTCTTCGAATCCAGAGCTTTGATGATACGGAACATCATGGGTGCTCTTGCCGACGACAGTAATAGTGTGGTCGGGGTTTATGGGATGGGCGGGATCGGCAAGTCCACCCTTTTAGTGGATGTTGAAGGgaaaataagagaagaaaagtcGTTTGATTGGGTAGCTAAGGCGGACGTATCAGAAAATCCGGACATCAAGACGATTCAAGGAGAGATTGCGGACGCCTTGGGCCTTACTAAGATAAAGGAGAAAGAGACTATCAGCGGGCGAGCGAAACTTCTGCACGAGAGGTTGAAAGAcgaggagagggagaaaaagaaggtCCTCATAATACTGGACAACCTGTGGAAGGGGCTCGACTTAAACAAAGTCGGCATTCCTTGCGGACACGACAACAAAGTCATAGGATGCAAGTTATTGTTAACGTCAAGAGATCGTAATGTTTTGCGAAGTGAAATGGGCTGCGACAAGGACTTCCCCCTTGGTGAgctggaggaggaagaggcaaGAAGTTTGTTTGAGAGGTGGGTGGGAGACAAAGTTCATGATGACAAGTTCAAACCCTTGGTGGATGAAGCGCTCCACAAATGTTTTGGTATGCCTTTCCTAATTGTCCATATGGCAAAAGTTTTTAAACTTGCTGATTTACCTGAATGGAAGAATGTTTTGAAACAAATCAAGCTGTCTAAAAATGAAGAATCGGGGAAGTGA